The following are encoded in a window of Halosimplex halophilum genomic DNA:
- a CDS encoding GbsR/MarR family transcriptional regulator, producing the protein MSDTDSEDPVESARAAVIDAVERSAEVYGAKRSYGRLFGILLFEPDPVSLDELVEESGYAKSTVSTAMNTLERFHLVHRRSLPGEGKKAFFEAETDLWYVFQQFLSQEVTREIRIMTRALDEAEAALEDAEGERARYHLEQVRELQRVYDRSERLVSLLTSQPLDRLVEALGRLTGGDRDR; encoded by the coding sequence ATGAGCGACACAGACTCCGAGGACCCGGTCGAATCGGCGCGTGCGGCGGTCATCGACGCCGTCGAGCGCAGCGCGGAGGTCTACGGCGCCAAGCGGAGCTACGGGCGGCTGTTCGGCATCCTGCTGTTCGAGCCCGACCCCGTCTCGCTGGACGAGCTCGTCGAGGAGAGCGGCTACGCGAAGTCGACGGTCAGCACTGCGATGAACACCCTTGAGCGGTTCCACCTCGTCCACCGGCGGTCGCTGCCCGGCGAGGGCAAGAAGGCCTTCTTCGAGGCGGAGACGGACCTGTGGTATGTCTTCCAGCAGTTCCTGAGCCAGGAGGTCACCCGCGAGATCCGGATCATGACCCGCGCGCTCGACGAGGCCGAGGCGGCGCTCGAGGACGCCGAGGGCGAGCGCGCCCGGTACCACCTCGAACAGGTGCGGGAACTCCAGCGGGTCTACGACCGCAGCGAGCGGCTCGTCTCGCTGCTCACGAGTCAGCCGCTGGACCGCCTCGTCGAGGCGCTCGGGCGCCTCACCGGCGGTGACCGCGACCGCTGA
- a CDS encoding ABC transporter ATP-binding protein, with amino-acid sequence MPNIPIVGSGSDGGRVAMTDGSGRDEGEFENGGRSGGGDGEASGDGGDGEGSVVLRGTGIEKSYDSRLPWGRSVEVLDGVDVEIRAGEIVGIVGANGSGKSTLMQILVGALDADAGSVDRSGRVGWCPQESLLYDRLTVAETFDLFGAAYGLADEEIADARDRLADRLDFEQFLDYQVRNLSGGNRQKVNLAVALLHDPDVLLLDEPYTGFDWETYLAFWELTEELTDGGTAIAVISHFVSERERFDRIYELRDGDLVETDAESGRAAADRDGGGEGPVADPTEVA; translated from the coding sequence ATGCCGAATATTCCGATTGTCGGAAGCGGTAGCGACGGCGGCCGCGTCGCGATGACGGACGGGTCGGGCCGCGACGAGGGCGAATTCGAGAACGGTGGCCGGTCCGGCGGGGGCGACGGAGAAGCCAGCGGCGACGGCGGCGACGGCGAGGGCTCCGTCGTTCTACGCGGGACCGGCATCGAGAAGTCCTACGACTCGCGGCTCCCGTGGGGGCGCAGTGTGGAGGTGCTCGACGGCGTCGACGTCGAGATCCGCGCGGGCGAGATCGTGGGGATCGTCGGCGCCAACGGGTCGGGGAAGTCGACGCTGATGCAGATACTCGTGGGGGCGCTCGACGCCGACGCGGGGTCGGTCGACCGCTCCGGCCGCGTCGGCTGGTGTCCCCAGGAGTCGCTGCTGTACGACCGGCTGACCGTCGCGGAGACGTTCGACCTGTTCGGCGCCGCGTACGGCCTGGCCGACGAGGAGATAGCCGACGCGCGCGACCGGCTCGCCGACCGCCTCGACTTCGAGCAGTTCCTCGACTATCAGGTCCGGAACCTCAGTGGCGGCAACCGCCAGAAGGTCAACCTCGCCGTCGCGCTGCTGCACGACCCCGACGTGCTCCTGCTCGACGAACCGTACACCGGCTTCGACTGGGAGACCTACCTCGCGTTCTGGGAGCTCACCGAGGAACTGACCGACGGCGGGACCGCCATCGCCGTCATCTCCCACTTCGTCAGCGAGCGCGAGCGCTTCGACCGGATCTACGAACTTCGGGACGGCGACCTCGTCGAGACCGACGCAGAGAGCGGCCGCGCCGCGGCTGACCGCGACGGAGGCGGCGAGGGACCCGTCGCCGATCCGACGGAGGTAGCGTAG
- a CDS encoding MATE family efflux transporter — protein MAVRQRVRDALFLFPALLDRLGVADREKSGEAFDLALPVMVTGALRVLLRVADFLMVGIALGDAAIAGLELGFQYYFIGFGLSLAVSSGTISVVSRLQGADQPDRADLAVKQSLWLALAISLPLTAVAWVYAEPLVGLLTSDAAAVDYGATYLSIVMLSMAPRFWSMVASRALAGSADTRTPMYVRLTTLPTNVVLNAALIFGLGPAPELGIAGAAIGTAAANTLAAAVFLALLVSGDYAVALPLGGRQLDLGLGKEILRVGVPLSGMRLLQTFGRFPFLFILGQLGVGAVAAYAIGRRVMLLALMPAWGYSTAASTLVGQYVGSGDDDEATEYGWQTLRIALATQLLVAAVLVAAARPIALAFGTDEVDLTVQFIRVFGLAVAGFSVSRTMRGSLRGAGDTRWPLYGTILGTYVVRLPIASLALPAGFAVTVLGVSVPLGASMGYTAVFAAIVADFYVKAAVNTGRFRSGKWRDVARASGVGAGADD, from the coding sequence ATGGCCGTCCGCCAACGGGTCCGGGACGCCCTCTTCCTCTTCCCGGCGCTGCTGGACCGGCTCGGGGTCGCCGACCGCGAGAAGTCCGGCGAGGCGTTCGACCTGGCGCTGCCGGTGATGGTCACCGGGGCGCTGCGGGTGCTGTTGCGCGTCGCCGACTTCCTGATGGTCGGGATCGCGCTGGGCGACGCCGCCATCGCCGGCCTGGAACTGGGCTTCCAGTACTACTTCATCGGCTTCGGCCTCTCGCTGGCGGTCTCCTCGGGGACGATCAGCGTCGTCTCGCGGCTGCAGGGCGCCGACCAGCCCGACCGGGCGGACCTGGCGGTCAAGCAGTCGCTGTGGCTGGCGCTCGCGATATCGCTGCCGCTGACGGCCGTCGCGTGGGTGTACGCCGAGCCGCTGGTCGGGCTGTTGACGAGCGACGCCGCCGCCGTCGACTACGGGGCGACGTACCTGTCGATCGTGATGCTGTCGATGGCGCCGCGGTTCTGGTCGATGGTCGCCTCGCGGGCGCTGGCCGGTAGCGCCGACACGCGGACGCCGATGTACGTCCGGCTGACGACGCTGCCGACGAACGTCGTCCTCAACGCCGCGCTCATCTTCGGCCTCGGACCGGCGCCGGAGCTGGGCATCGCCGGCGCGGCTATCGGGACGGCCGCCGCCAACACGCTCGCGGCCGCGGTCTTCCTCGCGCTGCTGGTCTCGGGCGACTACGCCGTCGCGCTCCCGCTCGGCGGCCGACAGCTCGACCTCGGGCTCGGCAAGGAGATCCTCCGCGTCGGAGTCCCGCTCTCCGGGATGCGCCTGCTGCAGACGTTCGGGCGGTTTCCGTTCCTGTTCATCCTCGGCCAGCTGGGCGTCGGCGCGGTCGCCGCCTACGCCATCGGGCGCCGCGTCATGTTGCTGGCGCTGATGCCCGCGTGGGGCTACTCGACGGCGGCGTCGACGCTCGTCGGCCAGTACGTCGGCTCGGGCGACGACGACGAGGCCACCGAGTACGGCTGGCAGACGCTGCGGATCGCGCTGGCCACCCAGCTGCTCGTCGCCGCGGTCCTCGTCGCCGCGGCCCGCCCGATCGCCCTCGCCTTCGGCACCGACGAGGTCGACCTGACGGTGCAGTTCATCCGGGTGTTCGGCCTCGCGGTCGCCGGGTTCTCCGTCTCCCGGACGATGCGCGGCAGCCTCCGCGGCGCCGGCGACACGCGCTGGCCGCTCTACGGCACGATACTCGGCACCTACGTCGTCCGGCTCCCGATCGCGTCGCTCGCGCTGCCCGCCGGGTTCGCCGTCACCGTCCTCGGGGTGTCGGTCCCGCTGGGGGCGAGCATGGGGTACACGGCCGTCTTCGCGGCCATCGTCGCGGACTTCTACGTGAAGGCGGCGGTCAACACCGGTCGCTTCCGGTCGGGCAAGTGGCGCGACGTGGCCCGCGCCTCCGGCGTCGGCGCCGGCGCCGACGACTGA
- a CDS encoding ABC transporter permease, with product MSVDGAPGSPAGSGSRRSTALAAFASGVREYARTPVLLALFVFLPAYLIGAFTRLVPATTAPLDVPGGGTQTVELASVYAVFMVPLVGALVGALAGVFLMQTARDADARLVVAGASPASVLLARFGLLAVVGTVVAAVSAGTAATVFVPERPIVLAGATLLAALVYGLLGVLAGLVVDRLAGVYLALFGTMLDIFLVQNPLADPPEYAALLPGHAPVELAVDAGFSADVALSVAGEGLAYLLVVGTVTAIALYGSMRVS from the coding sequence GTGAGCGTCGACGGCGCCCCCGGGTCGCCGGCCGGTTCCGGGAGCCGCCGCTCGACGGCGCTGGCCGCCTTCGCGAGCGGCGTCCGCGAGTACGCCCGCACGCCCGTCCTGCTGGCCCTGTTCGTCTTCCTCCCCGCCTACCTGATCGGCGCGTTCACCCGGCTGGTGCCCGCGACGACCGCGCCGCTGGACGTGCCGGGCGGCGGGACGCAGACGGTCGAGTTGGCGAGCGTCTATGCGGTGTTCATGGTCCCGCTCGTCGGCGCGCTCGTCGGCGCGCTGGCGGGCGTGTTCCTGATGCAGACGGCCCGCGACGCCGACGCCCGCCTCGTCGTCGCCGGCGCCAGTCCCGCGTCGGTTCTGCTCGCCCGCTTCGGCCTGCTGGCCGTCGTCGGGACCGTCGTCGCCGCCGTCTCCGCGGGGACGGCCGCGACCGTCTTCGTCCCCGAACGGCCGATCGTCCTCGCCGGCGCGACCCTGCTGGCCGCCCTCGTCTACGGCCTGCTCGGCGTGCTCGCCGGCCTCGTCGTCGACCGGCTGGCCGGCGTCTACCTCGCGCTGTTCGGCACGATGCTCGATATCTTCCTCGTCCAGAACCCGCTGGCGGACCCGCCCGAGTACGCGGCCCTCCTCCCCGGCCACGCGCCCGTCGAACTCGCCGTCGACGCCGGCTTCTCCGCCGACGTGGCGCTCTCGGTCGCCGGCGAGGGGCTCGCCTACCTGCTCGTCGTCGGCACTGTGACGGCCATCGCGCTGTACGGCTCGATGCGCGTCTCGTAG
- a CDS encoding DUF5817 domain-containing protein, whose amino-acid sequence MYAVVGCSDCSMLWVVEGRPETSQCPRCGTTRQYAKRKKFVSTEEEDHAREVRASMLANRQGHGDAFAELDSFTEMEGQIDDAGPSDEEYLEGSGLDADAVAEAGEAAMDSGGSKSRKERVREAVRELDEATADAVVDYAAERGVDAQYTRKTLEKLVRAGEATENRGVYRLL is encoded by the coding sequence ATGTACGCCGTCGTGGGCTGTAGCGACTGTTCGATGCTCTGGGTCGTCGAGGGGCGGCCGGAGACCAGCCAGTGTCCCCGCTGCGGGACGACTCGTCAGTACGCCAAACGCAAGAAGTTCGTCTCCACCGAGGAGGAGGACCACGCCCGCGAGGTGCGCGCGTCGATGCTCGCCAACCGGCAGGGCCACGGCGACGCCTTCGCCGAACTCGACTCGTTCACCGAGATGGAAGGACAGATCGACGACGCCGGCCCCTCCGACGAGGAGTACCTGGAGGGGTCGGGGCTGGACGCCGACGCGGTCGCCGAGGCGGGCGAGGCGGCGATGGACTCGGGCGGGTCGAAGAGCCGCAAGGAACGGGTCCGCGAGGCCGTCCGCGAACTCGACGAGGCGACGGCGGACGCGGTCGTCGACTACGCCGCCGAGCGCGGCGTCGACGCCCAGTACACCCGGAAGACGCTCGAAAAACTGGTCCGCGCCGGCGAGGCGACCGAGAACCGGGGCGTCTACCGCCTGCTGTAG
- a CDS encoding amidohydrolase has translation MTAAADLVLTNAEIHTLTDPDETAEALAVRDGRIVAVGSAFDVDHLAGVETTVRDCGGRVVLPGFVDAHTHLPMVGRRLVNADLSAADSPAEAVDLLAARAAELAAADGPDREWVLGFGYDESAWDDDRYLTAADLDGVDTDRPVAAVREDMHLASLDSTALDRLRGEMPDSDVHTRAGEPTGVVVEGALDELWAAIEPDRPAMRRAVHAATERATELGVVGVHDMVRRSEAPAVYRELDRVGELPIRVRLNYWSDHLDAVEELGLRTNHGSDRVRAGAIKTYTDGSIGGRTAKLSQPYADSERADGDSGETGESTRGQWVVDPAELRDIVARATAADLQVAVHAIGDEAVRETLDVLESADGARHRIEHAEVLTDDLVDRLAASDVVASMQPNFLKWAREGGLYAERLGDERRLASNRFGDLLDAGANLAFGSDCMPLDPLFGVEQAVTAPDDRQRLSVTEALRAYTSGATYAGFDEDRLGTVEQGKLADLVVLDRSPWAVDPDEVADIDVRTTVVGGEVVFDRDAAR, from the coding sequence ATGACAGCGGCCGCGGACCTGGTGCTCACGAACGCGGAGATACACACGCTGACCGACCCCGACGAGACGGCCGAGGCCCTCGCGGTTCGGGACGGCCGGATCGTCGCCGTCGGGTCGGCCTTCGACGTGGACCACCTCGCGGGCGTCGAGACGACAGTCCGCGACTGCGGGGGACGGGTCGTCCTCCCGGGGTTCGTCGACGCCCACACGCACCTGCCGATGGTCGGGCGGCGGCTGGTCAACGCCGACCTCTCGGCGGCCGACTCGCCCGCTGAGGCCGTCGACCTCCTCGCGGCCCGCGCGGCCGAACTCGCCGCCGCGGACGGCCCCGACCGCGAGTGGGTGCTGGGCTTCGGCTACGACGAGAGCGCGTGGGACGACGACCGGTATCTCACCGCCGCCGACCTCGATGGGGTGGACACGGACCGGCCGGTCGCTGCCGTCCGCGAGGACATGCACCTCGCGTCGCTCGACTCGACGGCCCTCGACCGCCTGCGCGGGGAGATGCCCGATTCGGACGTGCACACACGAGCGGGCGAACCGACGGGGGTCGTCGTCGAGGGCGCCCTCGACGAACTCTGGGCCGCTATCGAACCCGACCGGCCCGCGATGCGGCGGGCGGTCCACGCCGCCACCGAACGGGCGACCGAACTGGGCGTCGTCGGCGTCCACGACATGGTCCGCCGGTCGGAAGCACCCGCCGTCTACCGCGAGCTCGACCGGGTTGGCGAACTGCCGATCCGGGTCCGGCTCAACTACTGGAGCGACCACCTCGACGCGGTCGAGGAGCTCGGCCTCCGGACCAACCACGGGAGCGACCGCGTTCGCGCGGGTGCGATCAAGACCTACACCGACGGCTCCATCGGCGGCCGCACCGCGAAGCTCTCCCAGCCGTACGCCGATAGCGAGCGCGCGGACGGCGACTCGGGAGAAACCGGCGAGAGTACTCGCGGCCAGTGGGTCGTCGACCCGGCGGAGCTCCGCGATATCGTCGCCCGCGCGACGGCGGCGGACCTGCAGGTGGCCGTCCACGCCATCGGCGACGAGGCGGTCCGCGAGACGCTGGACGTCCTCGAATCCGCCGACGGCGCCCGCCACCGGATCGAACACGCCGAGGTGCTGACCGACGACCTGGTCGACCGGCTCGCTGCGAGCGATGTCGTCGCGTCGATGCAGCCGAACTTCCTGAAGTGGGCCCGCGAGGGCGGGCTGTACGCCGAGCGACTCGGCGACGAGCGGCGGCTGGCCTCGAACCGCTTCGGCGACCTGCTCGACGCGGGCGCGAACCTGGCGTTCGGGAGCGACTGCATGCCGCTGGACCCGCTGTTCGGCGTCGAACAGGCCGTCACGGCGCCCGACGACCGCCAGCGACTCTCGGTCACCGAGGCGCTGCGGGCGTACACGAGCGGCGCGACCTACGCGGGCTTCGACGAGGACCGCCTCGGCACCGTCGAACAGGGCAAACTCGCCGATCTGGTCGTCCTCGACCGGTCGCCGTGGGCCGTCGACCCCGACGAGGTCGCCGACATCGACGTGCGGACGACGGTGGTCGGCGGCGAGGTCGTCTTCGACCGGGACGCCGCCAGGTGA
- the hmgA gene encoding hydroxymethylglutaryl-CoA reductase (NADPH) — MTDDSEGDAAEAATDGGTDPEALADRVADGDLRLYELDDRADAETAATARRLVVERETGVDLSATGDYAFAAESAESNIENLVGGTQLPVGVAGPVAVHGESADGDFYLPIATTEGALVASVNRGCSAISAAGGATARVTKRGMTRAPVFRVDGVAEGAEVAEWVEANEDRLAEAAESTTGHGRLQSVTPYLVGDSVFLRFSYDTGDANGMNMATIATRAAAEVVEDETPASLVALSGNLCVDKKPAAINAVEGRGHTVTADVTIPREVVEERLGTTPEAIEEANTRKNLVGSAKAGSLGFNAQAANVVAGVFIATGQDEAHVVEGSNCITTVEAREDELYASVNLASLQVGTVGGGTDLATQSEMLDVIGVGGGGDPVGSNADALAEVIAAGALAGELSLVSALASRHLSSAHEELGR; from the coding sequence ATGACAGACGACTCCGAGGGCGACGCCGCCGAGGCGGCCACCGACGGGGGGACCGACCCCGAGGCGCTGGCCGACCGCGTCGCCGACGGCGACCTGCGGCTCTACGAACTCGACGACCGCGCCGACGCCGAGACGGCCGCGACGGCCCGCCGGCTGGTCGTCGAGCGCGAGACGGGCGTCGACCTCTCGGCGACCGGCGACTACGCGTTCGCCGCCGAGTCGGCCGAGTCGAACATCGAGAACCTCGTCGGCGGGACGCAACTCCCCGTCGGCGTCGCCGGGCCCGTCGCGGTCCACGGCGAATCGGCCGACGGCGACTTCTACCTCCCCATCGCCACCACCGAGGGTGCGCTGGTCGCCAGCGTCAACCGCGGCTGTTCGGCCATCTCCGCGGCCGGCGGCGCGACCGCCCGCGTGACCAAGCGCGGGATGACCCGCGCGCCGGTCTTCCGCGTCGACGGCGTCGCCGAGGGTGCCGAAGTCGCCGAGTGGGTCGAGGCCAACGAGGACCGCCTCGCCGAGGCCGCCGAGTCGACGACCGGTCACGGCCGCCTCCAGTCGGTGACGCCCTACCTCGTCGGCGACTCCGTGTTCCTGCGCTTCTCCTACGACACGGGCGACGCCAACGGGATGAACATGGCGACCATCGCTACCCGCGCCGCGGCCGAGGTCGTCGAGGACGAGACCCCCGCCTCCCTGGTCGCGCTGTCGGGCAACCTCTGCGTCGACAAGAAGCCCGCGGCCATCAACGCCGTCGAGGGCCGGGGCCACACCGTCACCGCGGACGTGACCATCCCCCGCGAGGTCGTCGAGGAGCGCTTGGGCACCACGCCCGAGGCCATCGAGGAGGCCAACACCCGCAAGAACCTCGTCGGAAGTGCGAAGGCGGGGAGCCTGGGGTTCAACGCCCAGGCGGCCAACGTCGTCGCCGGCGTCTTCATCGCCACCGGCCAGGACGAGGCCCACGTCGTCGAGGGGTCCAACTGCATCACCACCGTCGAGGCCCGCGAGGACGAACTGTACGCCAGCGTCAACCTCGCGAGCCTGCAGGTCGGCACGGTCGGCGGCGGCACCGACCTGGCCACCCAGTCGGAGATGCTCGACGTGATCGGCGTCGGCGGCGGCGGCGATCCGGTCGGGTCGAACGCGGACGCGCTCGCGGAGGTCATCGCCGCCGGCGCGCTCGCCGGCGAGCTTTCCTTAGTCTCGGCGCTGGCCTCCCGGCACCTCTCCAGCGCCCACGAGGAACTCGGTCGGTGA